A window of the Lactuca sativa cultivar Salinas chromosome 7, Lsat_Salinas_v11, whole genome shotgun sequence genome harbors these coding sequences:
- the LOC111913734 gene encoding phosphoenolpyruvate carboxylase 2, producing the protein MANRNLEKLASIDAQLRLLVPGKVSEDDKLIEYDALLLDKFLDILQDLHGEDLKETVQECYELSAEYEGKRDPKKLEELGSVLTSLDPGDSIVIAKAFSHMLNLANLAEEVQIAYRRRIKLKKGDFADEANATTESDIEETFKRLVHQLKKSPEEVFDALKNQTVDLVLTAHPTQSVRRSLLQKHGRIRDCLAQLYTKDITPDDKQELDEALHREIQAAFRTDEIRRTPPTPQDEMRAGMSYFHETIWKGVPKFLRRVDTALKNIGINERVPYNAPLIQFSSWMGGDRDGNPRVTPEVTRDVCLLARMMAANMYFSQIEDLMFEMSMWRCNDELRVRAEELYKSARRDVKHYIEFWKQVPPTEPYRVILGDVRDMLYKTRERSRHLLAHGKSEIPEEAVYTNVEQFLEPLELCYRSLCACGDRVIADGSLLDFLRQVSTFGLSLVKLDIRQESDRHTDVLDAITQHLEIGSYREWSEEKRQEWLLAELSGKRPLFGADLPKTEEIADVLDTFHVIAELPSDCFGAYIISMATSPSDVLAVELLQRECHVSKPLRVVPLFEKLDDLEAAPAAVARLFSIEWYKNRIDGKQEVMIGYSDSGKDAGRLSAAWQLYKAQEELIKVAKEFGVKLTMFHGRGGTVGRGGGPTHLAILSQPPETIHGSLRVTVQGEVIEQSFGEEHLCFRTLQRFCAATLEHGMNPPISPRPEWRKLMDEIAVYATEQYRSIVFKEPRFVEYFRLATPELEYGRMNIGSRPSKRKPSGGIESLRAIPWIFAWTQTRFHLPVWLGFGAAFKHAIQKDGKNLQMFQEMYQKWPFFRVTIDLVEMVFAKGDPGIAALNDKLLVSEDLWSFGEMLRANYEETKAHLLKIAGHKDLLEGDPYLKQRLRLRDSYITTLNVCQAYTLKRIRDPNYHVTLRPHISKEYSEPSKPADELIHLNPTSEYAPGLEDTLILTMKGIAAGMQNTG; encoded by the exons ATGGCTAATCGGAACTTGGAGAAATTGGCATCGATTGATGCTCAGTTGAGGCTTTTAGTTCCTGGAAAAGTTTCTGAGGATGATAAGCTTATTGAGTATGATGCCTTGCTTTTGGATAAGTTTCTCGACATTCTTCAGGATTTACATGGAGAGGATCTCAAGGAAACG GTTCAAGAATGCTACGAGCTTTCTGCTGAGTATGAAGGAAAGCGTGACCCAAAGAAGCTTGAGGAACTTGGAAGTGTGCTCACAAGCTTAGATCCAGGGGACTCCATTGTCATCGCAAAAGCTTTCTCTCACATGCTTAACTTAGCAAATCTGGCAGAAGAGGTCCAGATTGCTTACAGACGCAGGATCAAGCTGAAGAAGGGTGACTTTGCTGATGAAGCTAATGCAACAACTGAATCCGacattgaagaaactttcaagagACTTGTGCATCAGCTTAAGAAGTCACCTGAAGAGGTTTTTGACGcactcaagaatcaaacagtTGACTTGGTCTTGACTGCTCATCCCACTCAATCAGTCCGCAGATCTTTGCTTCAGAAGCATGGAAG GATTCGTGACTGTTTGGCTCAGTTATATACCAAAGACATTACCCCTGATGATAAACAAGAACTGGATGAAGCTTTACATAGAGAA ATTCAAGCTGCTTTTCGTACAGATGAAATCAGAAGGACCCCACCAACTCCACAAGATGAAATGAGAGCTGGAATGAGTTACTTCCATGAAACAATCTGGAAAGGTGTCCCTAAATTCTTAAGACGTGTTGACACTGCTCTTAAGAACATTGGAATCAATGAGCGAGTTCCCTATAATGCCCCTCTGATTCAGTTCTCTTCATGGATGGGTGGTGATCGTGATGGAAATCCCAGGGTTACCCCTGAGGTAACCAGAGATGTTTGCTTGCTTGCAAGAATGATGGCTGCAAACATGTACTTTTCCCAGATTGAAGATCTAATGTTCGAG atgtctatgTGGCGTTGTAATGATGAACTTCGTGTTCGGGCAGAAGAACTGTATAAATCAGCAAGGAGAGATGTGAAGCATTACATAG AGTTCTGGAAACAGGTACCTCCAACTGAACCTTATCGTGTGATTCTTGGTGATGTAAGAGACATGTTATATAAAACTCGTGAAAGATCTCGCCATCTTTTAGCCCATGGGAAATCTGAGATCCCAGAAGAAGCAGTTTACACCAATGTTGAACAG TTCTTGGAACCCCTTGAGCTATGCTACCGATCGCTATGCGCGTGTGGCGACCGTGTAATCGCAGACGGGAGTCTCCTCGACTTCCTCCGCCAGGTGTCAACATTCGGTCTGTCCTTAGTCAAACTCGACATCCGCCAAGAATCCGACCGCCACACAGACGTCCTCGACGCGATCACCCAACATCTAGAAATCGGGTCCTACCGCGAATGGTCCGAAGAGAAACGCCAAGAATGGCTCCTCGCGGAGCTTTCCGGAAAGCGTCCCCTCTTCGGCGCCGACCTTCCAAAAACCGAAGAAATCGCCGACGTCCTCGACACCTTCCACGTCATCGCGGAACTCCCATCCGACTGCTTCGGCGCTTACATCATCTCCATGGCCACGTCACCATCCGACGTGTTAGCAGTCGAGCTTCTCCAACGCGAGTGCCACGTCAGCAAACCGCTACGTGTGGTCCCGCTTTTCGAAAAGCTCGACGATCTCGAAGCGGCCCCCGCAGCCGTTGCGCGCCTCTTCTCGATCGAATGGTATAAGAATCGGATTGACGGGAAACAGGAAGTGATGATTGGGTATTCCGATTCCGGGAAGGATGCCGGGCGGCTTTCGGCGGCATGGCAGTTGTATAAAGCGCAAGAGGAGCTTATAAAGGTGGCGAAGGAGTTTGGGGTGAAGCTTACGATGTTTCATGGACGTGGTGGGACGGTTGGGCGAGGTGGTGGGCCCACGCATCTTGCTATTTTGTCTCAACCACCGGAGACGATTCATGGTAGTTTGAGAGTTACGGTTCAAGGGGAGGTTATTGAGCAGTCGTTTGGTGAAGAACATTTGTGTTTTAGGACGTTACAGAGATTTTGCGCGGCGACACTCGAACACGGGATGAACCCGCCGATTTCACCGCGACCGGAATGGCGTAAACTTATGGATGAGATTGCGGTTTATGCAACCGAACAGTATCGCTCCATTGTATTCAAGGAACCACGCTTTGTCGAGTACTTCCGCCTT GCTACACCGGAATTAGAATACGGGCGTATGAACATCGGGAGTCGTCCATCAAAGAGGAAACCAAGCGGAGGAATAGAATCACTCCGTGCAATTCCATGGATCTTTGCCTGGACTCAAACCCGATTCCATCTCCCGGTTTGGCTCGGATTCGGGGCGGCATTCAAGCATGCCATTCAAAAGGACGGAAAGAATCTTCAAATGTTTCAAGAAATGTACCAAAAATGGCCCTTTTTTAGGGTCACTATCGATTTGGTTGAAATGGTGTTCGCTAAAGGTGACCCCGGAATCGCTGCACTAAATGACAAACTACTTGTGTCTGAAGATTTATGGTCATTTGGAGAAATGTTGAGAGCAAATTACGAAGAAACCAAAGCTCATCTCCTCAAG ATTGCGGGACATAAGGATCTTCTTGAGGGTGACCCCTACTTGAAACAAAGACTTCGTCTGCGTGACTCGTACATCACAACCCTAAACGTGTGTCAAGCATACACACTAAAAAGAATCCGTGACCCTAACTATCATGTCACATTAAGACCTCATATCTCAAAGGAGTATTCAGAGCCAAGTAAACCAGCTGATGAACTTATCCATCTGAACCCAACAAGTGAGTATGCACCGGGTCTTGAGGACACTTTGATCTTGACCATGAAGGGTATTGCTGCTGGAATGCAAAACACCGGTTaa